The following are encoded together in the Negativicutes bacterium genome:
- a CDS encoding gamma carbonic anhydrase family protein, with the protein MNKNILKYENLEPTIGNDVYIAPGAFVIGAVSLGDNSNIWFNTVLRGDIEKIKVGKFTNIQDNSTVHVMGDCPAIIGDYVTVGHGAIVHGCTVGDNCLIGMGAILLGYCEIGENCIIAAGTLITERKKIPPNSMVMGSPGKVVRQLTPAEVEAIRKSALNYSEVAAKYLK; encoded by the coding sequence ATGAATAAGAATATTTTAAAATATGAAAACTTAGAGCCTACTATCGGTAATGATGTTTATATTGCTCCAGGGGCATTTGTGATTGGTGCTGTATCTTTAGGTGATAATTCTAATATATGGTTTAACACTGTTTTGCGGGGCGATATTGAAAAAATAAAAGTAGGCAAGTTTACTAATATTCAGGATAATTCTACGGTTCATGTAATGGGTGATTGTCCGGCGATTATTGGTGATTATGTTACCGTTGGTCATGGGGCCATTGTCCATGGCTGTACGGTAGGTGATAATTGTTTAATTGGTATGGGGGCTATTTTGCTTGGCTATTGCGAAATTGGCGAAAACTGCATTATAGCCGCCGGAACATTGATAACAGAACGAAAGAAAATACCTCCTAATTCAATGGTGATGGGTTCGCCTGGTAAAGTTGTCCGACAATTGACACCAGCGGAAGTTGAGGCAATTAGAAAGTCGGCGCTAAATTATAGTGAAGTAGCAGCAAAATATTTAAAGTAG